The DNA window TGAGCAGGATGAACGGATAGGGGTCGAAGCGCAGCGACACGGCGAGCAGATTGAACGCGATCCACAGGATCACGATGACCGTCTGGATCGCGAGGTAGCGGCCGGTGCCCAGGAAGCGCGCGATGCGCTCGCTGTGCATCCCGATGACGTCGGAATCGAGGTTGAACGAGATGCCCCGGCGCGTGCTCGGGGTGTCGAGTTTGCGGCCGTGGTCGCTCATCGGCCACCCACCCGGTGAGTGTGGACGACCGTGTCCGCGGTGTCCTCGTCGGGTTCGTTCTCACGCCAGTCACGCGGCAGGATCTCGTCGAGCAGGTCGTCGACGCTGACCGCGCCGAGCAGATGCCCCTGCTCGTCGACCACGGGACCGCACACCAGGTTGTAGGTCGCGAAGTAGCGCGTCATCGACTCCAGTGAATCCTCGGGCCGCATGTGCGGGAGATCGGTGTCGAGGATGCCGCCGACGATGTTCGCCGGCGGCTCGCGCAGCATCGCCTGCAGATGGACGCAGCCCAGGTACTTGCCGGTCGGCGTGGCCGTGGGTGGCCGGACCACGAAGACGAGGCTCGCCGCGGCGGGGGTGAGATCCGGATTGCGGACCCGCGCCAGTGCCTCGGCGATCGTGGTGGACGCGGTGACCACGATCGGCTCCGAGGTCATCAGACCACCCGCGGTGTCCGGGGAGTGCAGGAGCAGGCGGCGCACCGGCTCGGACTCCTGCGGGTCCATCTCCTCGAGCAGTGCCTGTGCCTCGGTGTCGGGGAGTTCGCCGAGCAGGTCGGCGGCGTCGTCGGGGTCCATCGCCTCGAGCACGTCGACGGCGCGATCCCGTTCGAGGTGGGCGAGTACGTCGGTCTGGTCGTCGGGCGGGAGTTCCTGCAGGACGTCGGCGAGCCGCTCGTCGTCGAGGGCGGCCACGATCTCGTCGCGCCGCTTGGTCGGCAGCTCCCGCAGGGCATTGGCCACGTCGGCGGCGCGCATGCCCTCGAACTGCAGCAGTACCTGCGCGACGCCCTGACCAGGGAGATTGAGTGCGCTCTGGGTCAGGCCCCGCACGGTTGTCCACTCGACGACGTGCGTCTCGCCACGTCGCCGCAGACCGCGGCGACCGCCCCGGACCGCGACGCGGGACACCACCCAGTCGCGCGTGCGGGTCTGCTCGATGCCCAGATCGATCACCGTCACGTCGGTGCCGCCGAGTTCGGGTAGGTCGGGATCCTCGATACGCACCCGGGTGTCGAGGATCTGCCCGATCGCGAGGGCCTCGCCCGGACGCAGGTGCAGCCGGCGCAGACTGACCGTGCCGGTATTGAGGGTCACCGCGCCCGGATCGATGGTGGTGACACGCAGCATCGGGACGAAAATCCTTCGGCGCGTGGTCAATTCGACGGCGAGGCCCAGCGCACGTGGCTGTTGCCCGGGCAGACGGACGCTGATCACCACGTCGCGGACCCGGCCGATGGATTCGCCGTCCGGACCAAGGACGGCCAATCCGACTAATCTGGCCACGAACACCTTGTTCACCGACGACATGGGAGTAAGGGTAGTGGCAGAGGTCGGATCCGACCGAGCCGAGCCCGCCGTAGTCCAGAGGAGCCGAGATGACCAACCCGATGCGACCCGGCCAGCAGACCCCGGGCCTCCCGACCCCGCCGAAGGGATGGCCGATCGGCTCCTACAGCACCTATGAACAGGCTCAGCGGGCCGTCGACTACCTGTCCGATCAGGACTTCACGGTCCAGGACGTGACGATCGTCGGCGTCGATCTCATGCAGGTCGAGCGCGTGATCGGCAAACTCACCTGGGGCAAGGTGATCGGCGGCGGGGTGGTTTCCGGGGCGTGGCTCGGATTCTTCTTCGGCCTGCTGGTCTCGTTGGTGTTCACCGGCAATCCGCTCGCGCCAATCCTCATCGGCACCATCGGCGGCATCATCTTCGGCGTCATCTCGACGACGATCCCGTACGCCGCCACGCGCGGACAGCGTGATTTTGCCTCGACCATGCAGCTCGTCGCGGGGCGCTACGACGTCCTGTGCGATCCGAAGAGTGCGGAGAAGGCCCGCGACATGCTGGCTCGGCTGTCGGGCTGACCGGTCGGCACTGGGGCGTTTGACCCGCTCACCTCGTCAGGACACGGCCCGATCACAATCGGCGACGATCTGGCACGCTCATGCCGAATGTGTTGCGTGTCACGATTCTTGCCGTATAGCGTAGCCCTCCAGACGCTCACGGTGCGGTCACGTCGTGCTGCACCGCGTACGAATCGAGGAGGCTCCGTGCGGAGTTCGGTCAGCGCAGGTCCTACGAGCGGTCGGGCAGTGATACCCAGACGATCCCGAAAGCCTCTGGGGTCCAGGCGAATAGGCCGCAAATCCATCGTCGCGGCCGCCGCGCTGGCGGTGGCACTCCCGCTGCTGTCCGCATGCGGCAGTGACTATTCGCCGGGGGTGATCAACTTCTACACACCCGCCGACGGCGCGGCCACCTTCGCCAAGATCGGCGATCGGTGCTCGGCCGAGTCCAACGGCGAGTACAAGGTGGTGACCACCACACTCCCCAAGAACGCCGACGACCAGCGCGTTCAGCTGGCCCGACGCCTCGCGGGCAACGACAAGGGCCTGGACCTGATGGCGATGGACGTGGTGTGGACCGCGGAATTCGCAGACGCCGGCTGGGCGGTGGCCGTACCCGACGCGCTGGCCGCCAAGGTGAAGGCCCAGACGCTGGGTGGCCCACTGGACACCGCGACCTGGCGCAAGAAGGGTGAGGACACCGAGCGGCTGTTCGCCATCCCGATGTCGACCAACACCCAATTGCTCTGGTACCGCAAGGATGTGCTGCGCCGGATCGGTCAGGGCGGCCGCCCGGCGACCAACTGGGAGGGCATGCTCGCCAACGCACAGGAGAGCGGGGCACTGCGGCCGCCGGGACCGACCTACATCATGGTGCAGGGCAAGCAGTACGAGGGCCTGATGGTGTGGTTCAACTCGGTGCTCGCGTCCGCGGGCGGCGAGGTCGTCTCACCCGACGATCCGTCCAAGGTGACGCTCACCGACACCCCCGAGCACCGGGCGGCAACCGTACGCGCGCTGGAGATCCTGAAGGCGGTGGCCACCGCACCCGGGGCCGATCCGAGCCTCACCAACTCCGACGAGGGCGCCAGCCGCACCGGCATGGAGAAGGGTCAGGCCATCTATCAGGTCAACTGGCCGTTCGTCTTTGCCGGAATGCAGGGGAACGCGGCGCTCGGCGCGGTGCCCTTCCTCAAGAAGGAACTGACACCGTTTGCCAATCTCTTCGATGCGGAGGGCAGTGCCAAGGACTCCACCACCCCCGAGCAACTGGCGCCCCTGAACGCGAAGATGCGCCAGATCTTCGACTTCGCCCAGTATCCGGGAGTCGGTGACCGCCCGTCCAAGACGACGCTGGGCGGCTTCAACATCGCGGTTGCCGGGACATCGGCGCAGAAAGACCTGGCGTTCAAGGCGGCCGAGTGCATCACGACGCTGCGTTCGCAGCGGCAGTTCGCACTCGAGGCCGGACCGCCACCGGTCATCGGCGCCATCTACGATGACCCGGAGTTCCGTGCCGCGTACCCGATGGCCGACGACGTGAAGGTCCAGTTGCAGTCCGACCGCGCCGCCACCCGACCGAAATCACCTGTCTATCAGGCGATCTCGACGCTGATCACGGCGCGGCTGAGTCCGGTGGGCAAATGGGATCCGCAGACCATGGCCGACGAGCTCGCCGATGTAGTCCAGAAGGCCATCAACGGGGAGGGGCTGATCCCGTGACCACCGGAGACAACGAACACGACGGTCACGAGCCGCGCCGGGGTGACGAACCGGACCGGGACGCCACCGGTTCCGACGACACCCGGCCGCGCTCCGGCCGCCACGCCCTACCCGACGACTCGGTGTCCAACACCGGCTCGATCCCGGTGGCCGACAAGGTCTCCGCCACCCCGCCGGTGCACTCCGACATCTGGAAGCCGCCACCGGCGGCCGCGCCGGAGCCGGGGCAGCCGCATGAGCCCGCCCACACGGCGGCGACCACGGTCCCCGGGCCGTCGCTGACCAAATCGGAAGGCGCCGCCCCGACAGTTGGTGCCCCGACGGCTGCCGCCACCGCCGGCATCGCCACCGTCGTCGCCGAGCGGCGGGCCGCACCCGAGGACTCGGGAACTGCCAAGGGCGGCAGGGTCAGTGACGGGAAGTCGGCCGAACGGCGCCTGGCCTTCTGGCTGGTGGCCCCCGCCGCGATCATGATGCTGCTGGTGACCGGCTACCCGATCCTCTACGCCGTGTGGCTCTCGCTCAACAAGGCCAGCCTTTCGGCACCGGGCGAGCGCGAGTTCGTCTGGTTCGGCAACTACATCACCGTCCTCACCGACAGTTACTGGTGGACGGCCTTCTCGGTCACGCTGGGCATCACCATCGTCTCGGTGATCATCGAGCTGGTCCTGGGTATGGCGATCGCACTGGTGATGCACCGCACCATCTTCGGCAAGGGCACCATCCGTACCGTCGTGCTCATCCCGTACGGCATCGTGACCGTGGCGGCCGCGTTCTCCTGGTATTACGCGTGGACCCCGGACACCGGCTACCTGGCGAATCTGCTGCCCGACGGGTCGGCGCCACTGACCGAGCAGTGGCCGTCGCTGGCGATCATCGTGCTCGCCGAGGTCTGGAAGACGACGCCGTTCATGGCGCTGCTGTTGCTCGCCGGATTGGCCCTGGTGCCCGACGATCTGCTCAAGGCCGCCCAGGTGGACGGTGCCGGAGCTTGGACCCGGTTGTGGCGCATCATCATTCCGCTGATGAAGCCGGCCATCCTGGTGGCGTTGCTCTTCCGCACACTCGATGCGTTCCGCATCTTCGACAACATCTACGTGCTGACGAGCGGTAACAACAACACCTTCTCGGTCTCCATCCTCGGTTACGACAACCTGTTCGGGGCATTCAATCTCGGTGTGGGATCGGCGATCTCGATCCTCATCTTCCTGTGTGTCGCGATCATCGCGTTCATCTTCATCAAGGGCTTCGGCACCGCCGCACCCGGCACCGACGACGAGGGGAGGTAGACCATGCAGCACAGTGCGAAATCCAAGGCCTGGTGGTCGATCGCGAACATTCTGGTGATCCTGTACGCGGTCATCCCACTGCTGTGGATCATCAGCCTCTCCTTCAAGTCCCAGGCAACGGTGCTGGACGGCAACTTCATTCCGCAGGAATGGACGCTGGAGAACTACAAGGGCATCTTCAAGACGAGCGCCTTCACCTCCGCGCTCATCAACTCGATCGGCATCGGCCTGATCACCACACTGATCGCGGTGGTCCTGGGCACGATGGCCGCCTACGCCGTGGCCCGCCTCGACTTCCCGGGTAAGAAGGTGCTCATCGGTGCGGCGTTGCTCATCGCGATGTTCCCCCAGATCTCGTTGGTGACACCGCTGTTCAACATCGAGCGCCGCCTGGGGCTGTTCGACACCTGGCCCGGTCTGATCCTGCCGTACATCACCTTCGCCCTGCCGCTGGCGATCTACACCCTGTCGGCGTTCTTCCGCGAGATCCCGTGGGAGCTGGAGAAGGCGGCCAAGATGGACGGCGCCACACCGTGGCAGGCGTTCTCGAAGGTGATCACCCCGCTGGCCGCACCCGGTGTGGTGACCGCGGCGATCCTGGTGTTCATCTTCGCCTGGAACGACCTGCTCCTCGCCCTGTCGTTGACGTCCACCGAACGCGCGATCACCGCGCCGGTGGCGATCGCGAACTTCACCGGTTCCAGTCAGTTCCAGGAACCGACGGGATCGATCGCCGCCGCAGCCGTGGTCATCACCATCCCGATCATCATTTTCGTGCTCTTCTTCCAACGTCGAATCGTGGCCGGCCTGACCTCCGGCGCCGTGAAGGGATAACCATGGCAGACATCGTTCTGGACAACGTCACCAAGAAGTATCCCGACGGTTCCACCGCGGTCCACGAGGTGAACATCGAGATCGCCGACGGCGAGTTCGTGATCCTCGTCGGACCGTCCGGCTGCGGGAAATCGACCACGCTCAACATGATCGCGGGTCTCGAGGACATCACCTCCGGCGAGCTGCGGATCGGTGGTGAGCGAGTGAACGAGCGTGCGCCCAAGGACCGCGACATCGCGATGGTGTTCCAGAGTTACGCGCTCTACCCGCACATGTCGGTGCGTGACAACATCGCGTTCCCGCTGACCCTGGCCAAGATGCCCAAGGACCAGGTGGCCGCCAAGGTGGAGGAGGCCGCGCGCATCCTCGACCTCGGGCAGTACCTCGACCGCAAGCCGGCCAACCTGTCCGGTGGTCAACGTCAGCGCGTTGCGATGGGCCGCGCGATCGTCCGCTCGCCCAAGGCATTCCTGATGGACGAGCCGCTGAGCAACCTCGACGCCAAGCTGCGTGTGCAGATGCGCGCCGAGATCGCACAACTGCAGACTCGGCTGAACACGACGACGGTCTATGTCACCCACGATCAGACCGAGGCGATGACCCTCGGTGACCGGGTCGTCGTCCTGCGTGGTGGGTATGTCCAGCAGATCGGCACTCCGCAGGAGCTCTACAACCACCCGGCCAACATCTTCGTCGCCGGCTTCATCGGGTCGCCGTCGATGAACTTCCTGCCCGGTCGGCTCGGCTCGGGCGGCATCGAGACACCGCAGGGCACCATCTCTCTCGACGATCATCAGCAGGTGGTCTCGCGTGCCGGCGATGTGGGCAGCAACGGCGAGGTGCTGATCGGCATCCGGCCCGAGCATCTCGAGGACGTCGCCCTGCTCGATGCCGACACGCGGTCGCGTGGCGGGACTTTCACGGCGACGATCGATGTGCTCGAGTCGATGGGGTCGGACATCTACGCCTACTTCACCGTCGGATCCGAGCGGGCGGCGAGCGATGCGCTGGCCGAGTTGTCGGCGGATTCGGGTGCCGACATCGGTGGGGGACAGCTGATCGCCCGGCTGTCGCCGGAGTCGAGGGTCACCCGTGGGTCGACCGCGGAACTCTACTTCGACCAGTCGAAAGTGGCCGTGTTCGACCAGAGTTCGGGTGCGTCGCTGCGCTGAGTGTCTCCGGTGCGGGCGGCCTCAGCGGCGTCGTCGGCGTGACTGCGTGCGCAGTTCATCGAAGATGGCCTCATCCCAGATGTGCTTGCGCACCAGTCGATATCGCTCGCAGGCGACCCACAGGTACAGTTCGGCGTCGCTCTCGACGTCGGGCAGGATGCCGGCGCGGCGTGCCATCCGGACGACCGGAAGGAACTCCTCGCCGAACCATCGGCGCGCGACCTCGCCGCGCGGCAGGAAGGTGCCGACCTCCTGCGACAACCGGAAGCCCCAGGCCTCGACGTTCTCGGCGAGTTCGGCGTAATCGAAGGGATCGGCGAGCCGGATGGCGTCGGCCTGCGCGCCGACGAGCGGCACCCGCGACAGGAACAGGCGCCGGTGATCCTTGAGGATGAGATCCGACGGCGCATGAATACCCTCGGGGGAGATGCGCGTGTGGATCTCCGTCACATAGGCGTCAATGGAGGTGATCCGCCGGGCGATCGCGATCGACACGCGGTGGTGTCCGTCGATCACGAAATGCATCGAGCCGATGCGGTAGAGCTGGATCGGCGGCACCGACTCGCCACGGCGCTGCGCGGCCGCGAGCCGTTGCCAGCGTTCCCGGATCCGGGACGACGTGGGCCGAAAGTAGCGATCGAAGTCCTTTGTGCGGTCGACACTTCCGACGATCGACGACACCTCGACCACCTGTAATCCCAGCGTGGTCTCACCGGTGCGTCCCAGCGCCGCGACCACCTCGTCGAAAGGCAGGATGGTGTTCACGTCGGCCGGCGCGCGCGTGAACCACGCTGCCAGACGCGACATCTCGGCCTGTCGGCGCAGCCGGGCGAAGTCGTTCTCGGCGTCGGCGTCGGGAAATCCGGTGTCACGCACCATATCGCCGCCTCACCACGCCGAACTCCCGGGACCCGGGAGTGATGTCGAACTCGCAGTAGCCGACCACGTTCATCGAGATCGTCGCGTCGCCGATCATCAGATCACGGGGCCGGGCGCCGAACGGATGCACGTGCCCGTGGA is part of the Gordonia bronchialis DSM 43247 genome and encodes:
- a CDS encoding extracellular solute-binding protein, with the protein product MCCVSRFLPYSVALQTLTVRSRRAAPRTNRGGSVRSSVSAGPTSGRAVIPRRSRKPLGSRRIGRKSIVAAAALAVALPLLSACGSDYSPGVINFYTPADGAATFAKIGDRCSAESNGEYKVVTTTLPKNADDQRVQLARRLAGNDKGLDLMAMDVVWTAEFADAGWAVAVPDALAAKVKAQTLGGPLDTATWRKKGEDTERLFAIPMSTNTQLLWYRKDVLRRIGQGGRPATNWEGMLANAQESGALRPPGPTYIMVQGKQYEGLMVWFNSVLASAGGEVVSPDDPSKVTLTDTPEHRAATVRALEILKAVATAPGADPSLTNSDEGASRTGMEKGQAIYQVNWPFVFAGMQGNAALGAVPFLKKELTPFANLFDAEGSAKDSTTPEQLAPLNAKMRQIFDFAQYPGVGDRPSKTTLGGFNIAVAGTSAQKDLAFKAAECITTLRSQRQFALEAGPPPVIGAIYDDPEFRAAYPMADDVKVQLQSDRAATRPKSPVYQAISTLITARLSPVGKWDPQTMADELADVVQKAINGEGLIP
- a CDS encoding general stress protein, with product MTNPMRPGQQTPGLPTPPKGWPIGSYSTYEQAQRAVDYLSDQDFTVQDVTIVGVDLMQVERVIGKLTWGKVIGGGVVSGAWLGFFFGLLVSLVFTGNPLAPILIGTIGGIIFGVISTTIPYAATRGQRDFASTMQLVAGRYDVLCDPKSAEKARDMLARLSG
- a CDS encoding carbohydrate ABC transporter permease — its product is MTTGDNEHDGHEPRRGDEPDRDATGSDDTRPRSGRHALPDDSVSNTGSIPVADKVSATPPVHSDIWKPPPAAAPEPGQPHEPAHTAATTVPGPSLTKSEGAAPTVGAPTAAATAGIATVVAERRAAPEDSGTAKGGRVSDGKSAERRLAFWLVAPAAIMMLLVTGYPILYAVWLSLNKASLSAPGEREFVWFGNYITVLTDSYWWTAFSVTLGITIVSVIIELVLGMAIALVMHRTIFGKGTIRTVVLIPYGIVTVAAAFSWYYAWTPDTGYLANLLPDGSAPLTEQWPSLAIIVLAEVWKTTPFMALLLLAGLALVPDDLLKAAQVDGAGAWTRLWRIIIPLMKPAILVALLFRTLDAFRIFDNIYVLTSGNNNTFSVSILGYDNLFGAFNLGVGSAISILIFLCVAIIAFIFIKGFGTAAPGTDDEGR
- a CDS encoding carbohydrate ABC transporter permease, which encodes MQHSAKSKAWWSIANILVILYAVIPLLWIISLSFKSQATVLDGNFIPQEWTLENYKGIFKTSAFTSALINSIGIGLITTLIAVVLGTMAAYAVARLDFPGKKVLIGAALLIAMFPQISLVTPLFNIERRLGLFDTWPGLILPYITFALPLAIYTLSAFFREIPWELEKAAKMDGATPWQAFSKVITPLAAPGVVTAAILVFIFAWNDLLLALSLTSTERAITAPVAIANFTGSSQFQEPTGSIAAAAVVITIPIIIFVLFFQRRIVAGLTSGAVKG
- a CDS encoding magnesium transporter MgtE N-terminal domain-containing protein; translation: MSSVNKVFVARLVGLAVLGPDGESIGRVRDVVISVRLPGQQPRALGLAVELTTRRRIFVPMLRVTTIDPGAVTLNTGTVSLRRLHLRPGEALAIGQILDTRVRIEDPDLPELGGTDVTVIDLGIEQTRTRDWVVSRVAVRGGRRGLRRRGETHVVEWTTVRGLTQSALNLPGQGVAQVLLQFEGMRAADVANALRELPTKRRDEIVAALDDERLADVLQELPPDDQTDVLAHLERDRAVDVLEAMDPDDAADLLGELPDTEAQALLEEMDPQESEPVRRLLLHSPDTAGGLMTSEPIVVTASTTIAEALARVRNPDLTPAAASLVFVVRPPTATPTGKYLGCVHLQAMLREPPANIVGGILDTDLPHMRPEDSLESMTRYFATYNLVCGPVVDEQGHLLGAVSVDDLLDEILPRDWRENEPDEDTADTVVHTHRVGGR
- a CDS encoding ABC transporter ATP-binding protein — translated: MADIVLDNVTKKYPDGSTAVHEVNIEIADGEFVILVGPSGCGKSTTLNMIAGLEDITSGELRIGGERVNERAPKDRDIAMVFQSYALYPHMSVRDNIAFPLTLAKMPKDQVAAKVEEAARILDLGQYLDRKPANLSGGQRQRVAMGRAIVRSPKAFLMDEPLSNLDAKLRVQMRAEIAQLQTRLNTTTVYVTHDQTEAMTLGDRVVVLRGGYVQQIGTPQELYNHPANIFVAGFIGSPSMNFLPGRLGSGGIETPQGTISLDDHQQVVSRAGDVGSNGEVLIGIRPEHLEDVALLDADTRSRGGTFTATIDVLESMGSDIYAYFTVGSERAASDALAELSADSGADIGGGQLIARLSPESRVTRGSTAELYFDQSKVAVFDQSSGASLR